Below is a window of Bremerella alba DNA.
GACATGAATATAAACGGCACGGCGTGCCTGTTCTTGGTACGTCGAATTACCCCACCCGTCGCCCGGCTTCGACTGGCCTGCCATCACTTCGGCCGAGATTTTTGGATAGAAGCCATGACCGTACATCTTTTCGTTCAGTCGACCATTGACCAGCAAGATCGAGTCCCGCACTTCTTCTGCGGTCAGTCGTCGCGAATTGAATCGCCAGAACTGATCGTTCGCCGGATCCTGGGCGAGCCCCTTCTCGGAACCTTCCGATGACATTTGATACGCCGAGGTCAACATCATCAGACGCTGCATGTGCTTGATATCCCAACCACTGCGGATGAATTCCTGCGTCAGCCAATCGAGCAGTTCCGGGTGCGTGGGAGGAGTCCCCAGTTGCCCGAAATTGCTTGACGTTCGCACTAGGCCGCGTCCGAACTGGTACTGCCAGATTCGATTGACCATCACCCGTGCCGTCATCAAGTTGTCTTCCGAGGCAATCCACTTCGCCAAGACGAGTCGACGTCCTGAAGTTTCCTGCCCGGAAGCAGGCTCTGGGATTTCCGGATTCGGATCGTTGAAGTACTTGGGGAAACCAGGCACCACAACATCGCCAGGAACGTGCGCGTTGCCACGAAGCATGATCATCGTTTCCCGTGGAGTCTTGTCGGCTTTGTTGACAGCCAGGGCAAACTCGCGAGCCGGCAAATACTTTTCCTTATCGTTGACGGCGTCCAATTGTCGCTTCAGTTCTGCGTATTCCGAAGCTTCATTGGGAACGAGTTCTGCGATGCGGTCATCCATGCGTTCCCGACGACGATTAGGATCGCGTTGGCGTTTGACGTCCTTCCGTTCATCCTGGGGGAGTTGCTCGATGGCGGCCGAGACGATCTCATTCATCCGATTCTCAATCGCCTCTCGTTCACGTCGATGGTTCTCATGAGCTGAAACGACCTCGGATGACGAGATCTCACGCTGACTGAACGAAACATCGCCGCGATTTCCGTAAGGCTTCATGCCTCGGAAGAACGAAAGGAACTGGTAGTAGTTTTCCTGACTGATCGGATCGATCTTGTGATCGTGACATCGGGCACACCCAATCGTGACCCCGAGAAACGTCTTGCTGGTAGTCGAAATGATATCGTCGTACTGGTCGAACTCGTGCAAAAGAGGATCGGCCGGCTCATCGTCCCAGACACCGAGCTTGTAATAACCGGTGGCGGTGATCGACTCTGGCGTCGGATTCTCGATTTCATCGCCGGCCAACTGTTCGACAATAAACAGATCGTATGGCTTGTTTTCGTTGAACGAACGAATCACGTAGTCGCGATACTTCCAGGCGTTTGGTTTTACGCCGTCACGCTCATAGCTGTTGGTCTCTGCGAAACGGACCAAATCAAGCCAATGACGCCCCCACTTCTCGCCGTAATGCTCGGAAGCCAGGAGCTTTTCGATCAGATTCTTCCAGGCATCAGGCGACGAATCATTCTCGAACGCTTCGATCTCTTGCTTGGTTGGTGGCAGGCCGGTCAGGTTGTAATAAGCGCGTCGAATTAGCGTCCGCTTTGACGCTCGTGCGTTGGGCTCGAGTCCCTGCTCTTCTAGGCGAGACAGAATGAACTGATCAATCGGGTTGTTTACCCACCCCTCATGCTTCGTCTCTGGCAACGGTGGATCGGTAACGGGCTCAAACGCCCAGTGACCTTGGAATTGAGCCCCCTCCTCGATCCATGTTTTGAGGATTGCCAGCTCCTCCGGCTTCACCCCCTCGCCTTCGGGGGGCATTTTTTCAAACTCGTCGTGCGAAGTAATGCGTCGAATGAGTTCGCTTTCT
It encodes the following:
- a CDS encoding PSD1 and planctomycete cytochrome C domain-containing protein; this translates as MLYLSDVVRFRSTALIGLLVVACTGMVQAQDSSEPTVQFNRDVKQILAKKCFACHGPAEQESSLRLDERESAVAEADSGMIAIVPGNVGESELIRRITSHDEFEKMPPEGEGVKPEELAILKTWIEEGAQFQGHWAFEPVTDPPLPETKHEGWVNNPIDQFILSRLEEQGLEPNARASKRTLIRRAYYNLTGLPPTKQEIEAFENDSSPDAWKNLIEKLLASEHYGEKWGRHWLDLVRFAETNSYERDGVKPNAWKYRDYVIRSFNENKPYDLFIVEQLAGDEIENPTPESITATGYYKLGVWDDEPADPLLHEFDQYDDIISTTSKTFLGVTIGCARCHDHKIDPISQENYYQFLSFFRGMKPYGNRGDVSFSQREISSSEVVSAHENHRREREAIENRMNEIVSAAIEQLPQDERKDVKRQRDPNRRRERMDDRIAELVPNEASEYAELKRQLDAVNDKEKYLPAREFALAVNKADKTPRETMIMLRGNAHVPGDVVVPGFPKYFNDPNPEIPEPASGQETSGRRLVLAKWIASEDNLMTARVMVNRIWQYQFGRGLVRTSSNFGQLGTPPTHPELLDWLTQEFIRSGWDIKHMQRLMMLTSAYQMSSEGSEKGLAQDPANDQFWRFNSRRLTAEEVRDSILLVNGRLNEKMYGHGFYPKISAEVMAGQSKPGDGWGNSTYQEQARRAVYIHVKRSLVTPILSSFDFPETDAPCEDRFVTTQPAQALGMINGDFANQQATELARRVRETGATTLEDQIGHAVLFVMAREVNDEDVKIGTSLFNDLKNDHGMDDQRAFDLYCLMLINLNEFFFLD